The DNA sequence aaaaaaaaaaaaagcaagcaagcgaaaattttaatatatcccTGCAGGTAACAAATTTTAActtgtatttttttcgtatttctCAAAATAATGTCTGAAATATAAAACAGCCGcgtttatgttttttaactGATTCTTTGgaaaattaagaatatttttaccTGGAGGAACCTGCTCTTGCTTTCTGATTCTTTCGTTTTTTATATGAGCCCTTAGGTTAATCATTCTTTTTTGCTTCATTAACTTTCGTTTAGTTGATGGAGGTACGTgtccttttaatttttcccttAAATATTCTACATTTTTGCATTCCTTTACAccttttaaaaacattttaataatttcgaTTTTCGTTAAATCTTTTCTATTTTGCACATCAATTTCAACAGATGCATTTCTTAGCCGTTTCATGTAAGTCCTAAACACCTTcgaagtttttttttttcttttactgaacaaacttttaaaaatctTATGTCCATTTTCCCCTCtgttaaaatgtataatgtaACATTCACATGATACAATGAGAAGCACGAGGTACAAAAGGTAGTTCTTCATTTATAACTTTTAACTCACTAGTCTTCGCTTGCTAGCCTTTACTCAATAGTGTTCTCGTGTTGACCTTTACTCAGTAGTGTTCTCTTGATGTCCTTTACTCAGTAGTGTTCTCGTGTTGGCCTTTACTCAGTAGTGTTCTCTTGCTGGAATTTAAGCAGTAGTCTTCACTAATTGGCCTTCACATATTAACCTACATTCATCCGTACTGATTTGCGGTTACCTTCTTTGGACTATAAACATGTCTATTATGAACGTTTAACTCTTTACTAGTCccaattaaatataaaaaataaaagaaaaaatgtccaagaaaagaaataaaactatacttaagttttaaaaaaaagaaaagtaaagAAATACGTTCCTTAATTTAAATGCATGTAGCTAAATACGCctgaaaaatgataaaaaaattatgaggaaaaaggatataaaaaaatgtgtatactttacaaaaataaaataaaatagtaaaaatagtgaaaattgtgaatataatgaaaaatatatgtgcaaatatagaaaaggggcaagaaaaaaatataatttctgaaaatgttataaaaaataaaaaaagttcatCTTACCTATGTACAGTAACAACGAGCAGAGAACAAAAtcgaatattattttttctcttttaagGTTAAACAGACTCTTGTTAGTAGtcttaacaaaaaaaaaaaaaaaaaaaaaaacagttaAAAAGGAatcatcatttttaaatatatgtattgtaaattatatgtGCACTGGGTTTGAATTATTAAGAAGGCtaacacttttttttcttttttttttttgttaaattttttctttgtattttttttccattctttCCATTTATATTACCTGTTCCCTTAGTGCTCCTAAAAATGTTACATTTCCAATGGCCGTAAAAATTGCGGCCACTACAATTTTATCGTCAAAggaagaatataaataagcaTAAAACCACAAAATAATTAACTGTGAAAAAGTAAAGATAATGAAAATGTCTATGAATAGCGCTATTCTGAGTGTATTCTTCTTATACCTACGGtaaaaagtatttattattctattCATTTTTGTCTGTATTATATTgccaaataatttttaaaaattacatataaaagataaaatgtatttcatATCAATATAAAGTtcat is a window from the Plasmodium malariae genome assembly, chromosome: 2 genome containing:
- the PmUG01_02021300 gene encoding conserved Plasmodium protein, unknown function, which translates into the protein MKNYLLYLVLLIVSCECYIIHFNRGENGHKIFKSLFSKRKKKTSKVFRTYMKRLRNASVEIDVQNRKDLTKIEIIKMFLKGVKECKNVEYLREKLKGHVPPSTKRKLMKQKRMINLRAHIKNERIRKQEQVPPGKNILNFPKNQLKNINAAVLYFRHYFEKYEKNTS
- the DAD1 gene encoding dolichyl-diphosphooligosaccharide--protein glycosyltransferase subunit DAD1, putative, producing the protein MNRIINTFYRRYKKNTLRIALFIDIFIIFTFSQLIILWFYAYLYSSFDDKIVVAAIFTAIGNVTFLGALREQTTNKSLFNLKREKIIFDFVLCSLLLYIGVFSYMHLN